CTCTTTTTACCTGGCATTAACCTGAAAGAGACTTCTAGATAAACTGGAGAGTTCAGGTGATGCCCCCATCATCAAAGTGCCCTTGAATCAAGTACGTAATCCTCTCCCATCAATAGGTTTgctttaagtcactttggattaaagcaGTTGCTAAATGGCAGGCAAACAGCCTATGTGTTTTGTGCTTTCGTGCTTTTATTCTTTGCTACTGGGACTATAGAATAACTTTCTTTGATAAATTTTAGTAACGTTATGCATgtttttacagtcacttttgatcaatttaatgtgctgTGTAAATAtcaatttctttaatgaaatcgtactgatcccaaacttttcaaatttatatatatatattaggggtgtaacggttcacaaaattcacggttcggttcgatacgatacactgatgtcacggttcggttcggttcggttcgatacattttagatacagcaaaatgtaaaaacatctcaacttttcagaatgccgcaagcgcaccgcgggtcatgtgacaagaactaaccaatcagcttcatcctttcccgtaacaacgttgagagctcagccaagatgaaggaacagctgatcatagttgtatatggattgcaattttgaaataaatttagtagcagagctactgcaagcgatttttagagctgcaaatccatttatccttcgctgaaatttccgcgtctcatggagagagcacgtcattgttgcttagcaaagacagacgcctcatgagcgcttctgcccaagcgctttggaaaggaggagaaagacgcgcttagcgttttccatgcgtttttaggcacgatatgtgaacggcccctaaggcgctcgctcactcagcacgcgctgaaggctcgttgcaaaatgtcgaatgtctttaacagaccagaaatataagatcctaaaataaccaacaggtctggtgtttgggttggattccctgtaagctatagtgtctaaatgctgcagggatagtttgctgcgtgcatgtttctcctttttttcgtcttttcccagatagtactgacgcatatatccccgctggtgtttttttttttttttattcccgctgcagatgcgacataccgttgtttttttatccaccactctcttgccatcacctttatagcttaaagggaatccaaagtgcacccaaacaccagacctgttggttattggaggatcttctcatttctagtctgttaaacgcattggctattttgcaacgagccttcagcgtgtactgagtgagcgagcgcctgctgagtagcctaacataaacatataagatggtgtttttttcttcttcgggagtgtcaggggcgttgcctgttacgttgtttgggttattgggctaccttgttgaacgcatatcattatatttctctctctctctctctttttttttttttttcaaatataattaattactccaacgaaccgttcggtatacataatgcgtaccgcgtaccgaaccgaaagcgtcgtatcgaacggttcaatacgaatacgcgtatcgttacacccctaatatatatatatatatatatatatatatatatatatatataatgtgaaaaaCAGAAAATGGAAGGAGGACTTAGTATATTAacctactgtatttttcggactataagtcgcacctgagtataagtcgcaccagtccaaaaaccaaaaatacgtcatgatgaggaaaaaaacatatataagttgcactgtactataagtcgcatttatttagaaacaagcaCCAAGAGAAACATTACCGCCGCAAGATTACCGTCTACCGACGCAAGAGAGCACCCTCTCTCGGCAGCAGAcggaaatgttttctattggttcatttctctcggttcatgtcaaatgaattttgataaataagtcggacctgactataagtcgcaggaccagctaaactatgaaaaaagtgcgacttatagtccggaaaatacggtatataaaaTGGAATTGTTAGTGTTAAAGAATAAGCAGCATAAATTGTTTTTCAAATGCAGATGTGAGAAAGGAGTGATGTCATCAGTGAACGTGAGGAACTGTATCAGATTCTACCAGACCGCTGAAGAGCTGGACGCCACAACACTGATGAACTATTGTGGAGAAATCATTGCCAGTCACTGGGTGAGTCATCATCCACGTCCTCCACAGACTCATCAGATGTGGAATTCTCTCTATAGATACACATAGCTGTTAATTTCATAATACACTAAAGTACTAGGCATCATTTTAtcagcattaataaaataaacattgattaATAACCTGACAGATTCACTATGGAAAATAGCCTTCCTCCATTTCATTCTTTCCATTCAAAAGTCTTCTTGTTGTCCTTGATGTTTGGAGTCTCCCTTATGACTCCTTGTAAATCCACACAAGGCGTAAAGATTGATTCTGAAGGTTATGTTTATGACCGGGATGATAAATGAAACCTCTCCTCAGAGTGAAACCAAACACATCGATATGGGTTTAACAGACCTTCATCAAGAACTAGACATAGAATTTGAACATTTGATTTTGTTCAATTGAAATATTGAATTTGAGATTTGAATAATTAAGTTGTCACCTGCTGGAGGAAATCGTTATGCAAGGCATttctattttatcatttttgagTCTGTATCCATGTAAAATGGAGATTTCCTGATGAATAAAtgcttaaatgtttaatatttacttcTTTACCCTCTGAAACAGGACGATCTTCGGAAAGAGGACTTCAGTACTATGGATGCTCAGCTGCTCTATAAGATGATCAAATCCAAGACCGAGTACCCCCTTCACAAAGCAATTAAAGTAGAACGAGAAGATGTGGTCTTCCTTTATCTGATAGAGATGGACGCCCAGGTAAAAAGCCAGCACTAAATCAAAGACGTGTTACTGCTAAATATACAGTGATTGAAAACCAATCATATCAGGtcatgtttttggtttgtttaatgttttcatcAGCCTGGATAACAAGTGGTCACCAaacatgatatttaaataatttagtataaaataattagaaatattattaattatattttgaattacacGCATAAGACCAACAATGTGTGAAACTGTTATGTAAAATgtatctattatttatatttttacaacatACTCTGCTGGATTTAGTCACATTTCCTCCACTAATAAATGTATGATTCTCTACTATTAAGCTTGCATGGCAAATTGATTAGGAAAAAGTCTTGCCAGACTTTATTTTAACGTCCAATTCTCAcgattaactatgacttttgcctcaataaacccCTAATTTGCTgctacttattaatagttaataaggtagttgtttaagtgttaattcacccaaaaatacaaatcaggctgcgttttactcatccctgaggcatcctaggtgtgtatgactttcttctttcagacggaTCCattcggagttatattaaaaattgtctttgatctttcaagctctttTATTGCAGTCAGAGGGTGTTGCATTGATTCAGTCAaaaagacgtgaaataaaaagtgtctcacaggGCTCTgtgggtgaacaaaggcctcctgtagggAATAGATGCatttttgttagaaaaatatCCACATTCAAAACTTAATAAACACTTGAATCTGTTGTAAATGGTACCAGCTGCAGGGGAATGATGTATGAGGTCAGCTTGGCGCATGCACAGCTCAAAAGTGACGCACGTGTTcctaaataaaagtacaaatcaagtatttgaaaaaaaaaactatgtcagaggatttcgatataaggcaagaggagactggttttcctttgctaaagtaaggaaattttgcttcctttgctcctgttaaacaaacgttggttttcacaaGACTCACCAGCGCATGTGCaacgctgacctcatacgtcatccgCCTGGagctgcttctgtgtacaactgttggcgcaagcaagattaaagtgattattacttttgaatatggatattctTCTTACAAAAATGCCTCAAGTTGCCTTTGTTCACAACCGGGAGGTATGTAAGacactttgtttttaatttttttatggaagggcgctttttatttaacttcttttggattGAAGGAATGCAACACTCATTAACTGCAATGATATAGCTGGAACGATCAAAGACAATTTGAATATGCCTCTGACTGGATTCTTCAGAGTAAgacatatacacctaggatgcctctgAGGAGAGTAAAACGCAGcctgattttcttttttgggtggacTAACCATTCAAGTTTAGGTATGGAGTAgcattaagggatctaaaatatggtcatgcagaataaggcataaaTATGTGCTTTGCAAGTACTAccaaacagccaatatgctagtaatatgcatgctagctAACAATGATAAttagtccttaaaataaagtgttatcataTTTCTTTTATCTCATTCCCAAGTTACCTGGAAAGCTGAATGAGCTGGATAATAATGGAGACTTGGCGCTGGGTCTGGCTCTGTCCAAAAAGCTGGAGAGCATCGCCACCACACTGGTCAACAACAAAGCAGATGTAGACATGGTGGACCAGAGCGGCTGGAGTCTTCTACACAAGGCCATCCAGAGAGGTGAAGAGTGTTTGTATTTGGCCAGAGGGAAAAACTGAATGTGGCACATTTACCAAGAATTTGAAGTTGACATAAAGCCACCTACAGCTGCAAAAGAATGCTGCTGAAACTTTGAAATCCATCAAGAATCTTTTGAGAATTATTATTTCCTTTTGTTGGTCTAAGTACTCTCTCTGTCTTGTGGGTTTCTCTCTCCTTGTCTTTTTAGGAGATGAGTTTGCCTCCACTTTTCTGATCCGTCACTCCGCACAGGTGAACGCTGCCACAGTGGGGGCAGTGGAGACGCCTCTGCACCTGGTCTGCTCTTTCAACCCTAAAAAACACAGTGGTGAAGTTATGGCTGGCATGGCCCACATCGCTGAGGCTTTGCTTAAAGCTGGTGCCAACCCAAACATGCAAAACAGCAAAGGACGGTGGGTAACAATTAATCAAGGGCTTCTTCTGCATAATTACTATGTTTATGGCGGTAAAACTTATTCATTGTATTCCATGACTCGGTTATTTTCATAGGACGCCACTACATGAGGCTGTGGTGTCAGGAAATGAGCCGGTCTTTAACCAGCTACTGCAATGCAAACAGTAAGCTTAAACATGGATCTCATTTTCTAAACGAATGATCTgaaattatttttgtagttaaTAAAATGGTATACTACTTGTACTGTTTCAGCAGCATGGCTCTACCCCTTGTCCTTTTCTTGTTTCCCTTGTGTAACACTGCAAATCCTCCCCTTCATGCGTAGGTTGGACCTGGAGCTGAAAGACCATGAAGGCAGCACTGCACTGTGGCTGGCTCTGCAGTACATCACTGTGGCCTCTGACCCCTCCGTCAACCCTTTTGACGATGAAGCTCCCGTTGTGAACGGAACCTCATTTGACGAGAACAGTTTCGCAGCACGGCTCATACAGAGAGGGAGCAATCCTGATGCACCAGACGCTAACGGTACCACACGTCTTGCACCCTATAAAAAGttgatctgtgttttttttttttttagtcattacTACTTTCGTAGCTGTTAATCACAACATCTCTTCCTCAGGTAACTGCCTCATGCAGAGAGCAGCTATCACAGGAAGTGAAGCGGCTGCTATCTTCCTGGCCACACATGGAGCTAAAGTTAATCACACTAACAAATGGGTGAGTCTGTCACATGTTACAGAATAATAGTGTAGTcatcaaaacaattaaaaaaaaaattaatatatatattatacattactgCATTACCTTTCAGAATTTTGAGCTCAGGaagaatgtatttttcttttctttttttaagaaattattttaattaagacatttttttattttcagcaaggacgcattaaattgttcaaaaagtgacagttaagacacttgtaatgttacaaaagatttcaaattcaaataaatgctcttattTTGAGCTTCAGATtgtgcaactgttttcaacattgataatcacaagaaatgtttcttgaggcaccatggatcatgtgacattgaagaatgGCGTAATGGCTGAAGTTAGGGAATAAATGACATGTTataatagaaaagttattttcaattgtaataatattctgCAATATAacggtttttactgtattttggtcaaataaatgcagccatatatatatatatatatataaaaatgatcaaattttcttttttagggCGAGACCCCCCTCCATACTGCTTGCCGTTGTGGCTTGGCGGGGCTAACAGCAGAGTTGCTCCAGCAGGGAGCGAATCCTAACCTGCAGACTGACAGCCCCCTGCCTGATGGAGTCGAGAAAAGCCAAGGAGTCTCCTTGCAAAGTCCGCTCCACCTGGCAATCATTCACAACCACCCAGATGTGGTGTCTGTCATATTAGAGCAGAAAGGTGAGGGATGTGCGAGGATGTTTGATTTGAGAGCTTATCTATGCAGCCGTACCATCTCTTGTCACTCATAAGTTCATTTTTGCTCCATCTGTCATAGCCAATACACTACATGCGACCAACAATCTGCAGATCATCCCTGACTTCAGTTTGAAAGACTCGATGGATCAGACCGTTCTGGGTCTCGCACTCTGGACTGGTGGGTTCTGTTAAAAAACTCCTCCTGTGGGTTCACTGCTCACGCAGATCATTCAGTTTTTCACGTTACTTTCTTATTTACATCACTAGGTATGCACACTATCGCCGCACAGCTGCTGGGTTCTGGAGCAGCCATTAATGACACCATGTCTGATGGACAGACACTACTGCACATGGCCATAAAGAGACAGGACAGCAAGAGCGCCCTCTTCCTGCTGGAACACCAGGCTGACATCAACGTCAGGTACAACACCTACCAAAACGTTGGTTAGCATACATACCCCAGACATGTTGAGCTGTGCTGTTAATGTCAGCAATGAGGGTTTGAGTCCTGCTTGCAGTGTGTCTCAATCCTATCCCCCCTCTGTTTCCCAAAAATAGCTATTGCGGAAAAAGTTGACACACATAATAGCTataaaagctaattttttttaaacaaatcctcAAACTACAAATCATGCTTTGTTTTAGGACCCAGGAGGGGCAGACGGCTTTACAGTTGGCCATCAGTAACCAGCTTCCTTTAGTAGTGGACGCCATCTGCACAAGAGGAGCAGACATGTCAGTGGTGGATGAGAAGGGTGATCCTCCGCTCTGGCTGGCTCTAGAAAATGGTTTGGAGGACATAGCTTCCACACTGGTGAGAACATTTTTCCATTTCCCGTTTTCTATCGTTTTAACTTCATTTAATATATTGTTgatcttaaaacatttattttccatattttggttaaaaaataatgCTTGTCTAATACGAGTTGATTTGACTTGTTAATTTTTGGCTTAGGTCAGGCACGGGTGTGATGCAACCTGTTGGAGTTCAGGGCCTGGAGGATGTCATCAGACTCTTCTCCACAGAGCCATCGATGAGAACAACGAGATCACTGCCTGCTTCCTTATACGCAGGTTTGCAAAACCTCTCCTTATTTTATCTTGCTTCTGAGcaggatttgcattgtaaaacaTGAGCATGACAGGTCATCAATTTGACATTTTCAATGCAAAACACTAACTGATTGGTGGTACTTCATTAGCTTCATCTCTAGAGCGTGCTACAGGATTACATTTTTGCAGGCCAAAATCCAGAAAAtaagttagcattttagcacttccgtttccaTCACCCTGAAGTcaattttttgacatttatttttggtgaaatgCTTAAAATAAGTTCTGTGCTCAACAcatattttcaggttttattctacaacataatACCCCCTTGTAAAGTGTCATAATAAAGGCCAAAAAAAGTGGCTAAATGGGACAACATTTATTGCTGATTACCTTAAATATCATCTACTCACTTGTCTGCTTTCACGGCCTCGTTATGTTTATAATTGCAAATTATTCTAACCCAAACTTTCAGGGGGAAGTTGTTTTTAATAAAGACCGAAAGAGTTGACGGATGCTTAATGATTGTTGAAAGTGTGGTTTAGTTATATATCCTAGAGTTAGCGTTTAACTTCATTTAGACTTAAGAATCCATTCAATTTGTTCCTTTGTGAAGTCTCTgaacttattttctgcaatactCCAAAAGTCAAAATGAAAATAGTCCTATAACAGGGATAATATCCTATAACAGAATTGTCAATAGTCATGTCTACAATCTGTTTAATTGCATGTTATGCCGGTAAAATCAAATTAAttccaaataataatttacatgtaTAAATGAACGTAACTTAAAAAGAACTGGACAGACATTCCAAAAAGTGACTTTTGAAGTAAAAGTTTAATTTCCATGTCACTGATCTCAACATGTGTTTTCAGTGGCTGTGATGTGAACAGCCCGAGGAGGCCTGGTCCTAACGGTGAGGGAGATGAGGAGGCGAGAGATGGACAGAGCCCACTGCATCTGGCTGCGTCCTGGGGTCTGGAGGAGGTGGCGCAGTGCCTTTTGGAGTTCGGAGCCACTGTGAACGCACAGGTTTTTATAGATGCATACATTCACTCTAgttcttctctctttttctgtagATGACAAAACGCAATTTAACAGGGGCTTTATGCAGATATGTTCCATGCACACACAGGTTAAAATGCCCTGATAGCTGCAGTATCCATTTCTCTGTATGCAGGATTCAGAGGGTCGTGCTCCCATCCATGTCGCCATCAGCAACCAGCAAAACGTCATCATCCAGCTACTCATCTCCCACCCAGAAATCCGGTTGAATATTCGAGACCGACAAGGCATGACACCATTTGCCTGTGCCATGACCCATAAGAACAATAAGGCTGCCGAAGCCATCCTAAAACGAGAGCCTGGCGCTGCTGAACAGGTGCATGGGCCATATTATACCCAAAGTCAAAGATTAAATTACTCCACATTGTTTCTATATATGTGATGTCACAAGCCACTGGATAAACGTTCTCTCTCTTTGTCTAGGTGGACAACAAAGGTCGCAACTTCCTGCATGTTGCCGTGCAGAACTCTGACATAGAGAGTGTGCTCTTTCTCATTAGTGTACAGGCCAACGTGAACTCCAGAGTGCAGGACAGTGCCAAACTTTCCCCTCTACACCTGGCCGTACAGGCGGGATCAGAGATCATTGTCAGAAATCTGGTAAAGCAAAGTTAattcttttttagttttatttccaaGTCAAGAACtgcaacacacatttatgttttcTCTGATGTATGTGTGGATTGCAGCTTTTGGCTGGTGCTAAAGTAAACGAGTTGACCAAGCATCGTCAGACGGCGCTGCATCTCGCTGCACAACAGGATCTTTCCACAATCTGCTCTGTCCTGATCGAGAATGGCGTTGATTTCACTGCAGTAGATGAGAATGGAAACAATGGTAGACTATTGTGCTACACTTGCAGTAAAAGGGCTCAGTAGTCAGTGTAAATCAGTAAAATATTTGCGCAAAATGTACATCTA
The sequence above is drawn from the Carassius auratus strain Wakin chromosome 5, ASM336829v1, whole genome shotgun sequence genome and encodes:
- the LOC113074775 gene encoding rabankyrin-5-like, giving the protein MAEEEVQKLQKHLALLRQEYVKMQQKLVETERRCSVLAAQASLPGSTSQASDSFISRLLAIVADLYQQELYSDLKVKIGEQRLSAHKFVLAARSEIWSLANLSSTTELDLSDAKPEVAMAMLRWAYTDDLELSGDDGFLINLMKLANRFQLHLLRERCEKGVMSSVNVRNCIRFYQTAEELDATTLMNYCGEIIASHWDDLRKEDFSTMDAQLLYKMIKSKTEYPLHKAIKVEREDVVFLYLIEMDAQLPGKLNELDNNGDLALGLALSKKLESIATTLVNNKADVDMVDQSGWSLLHKAIQRGDEFASTFLIRHSAQVNAATVGAVETPLHLVCSFNPKKHSGEVMAGMAHIAEALLKAGANPNMQNSKGRTPLHEAVVSGNEPVFNQLLQCKQLDLELKDHEGSTALWLALQYITVASDPSVNPFDDEAPVVNGTSFDENSFAARLIQRGSNPDAPDANGNCLMQRAAITGSEAAAIFLATHGAKVNHTNKWGETPLHTACRCGLAGLTAELLQQGANPNLQTDSPLPDGVEKSQGVSLQSPLHLAIIHNHPDVVSVILEQKANTLHATNNLQIIPDFSLKDSMDQTVLGLALWTGMHTIAAQLLGSGAAINDTMSDGQTLLHMAIKRQDSKSALFLLEHQADINVRTQEGQTALQLAISNQLPLVVDAICTRGADMSVVDEKGDPPLWLALENGLEDIASTLVRHGCDATCWSSGPGGCHQTLLHRAIDENNEITACFLIRSGCDVNSPRRPGPNGEGDEEARDGQSPLHLAASWGLEEVAQCLLEFGATVNAQDSEGRAPIHVAISNQQNVIIQLLISHPEIRLNIRDRQGMTPFACAMTHKNNKAAEAILKREPGAAEQVDNKGRNFLHVAVQNSDIESVLFLISVQANVNSRVQDSAKLSPLHLAVQAGSEIIVRNLLLAGAKVNELTKHRQTALHLAAQQDLSTICSVLIENGVDFTAVDENGNNALHLAVMQGRLNNVRALLTESNIDAEAYNLRGQSPMHVLGQYGKENAAAIFELFLECMPEYPLDKPDNEGNTVLLLAYIKGNANLCRAIVRAGARLGVTNNQGINIFNYQVATKQLLFRLLDMLSKEPPWCDGSNCFECMTKFGVTTRKHHCRHCGRLLCHKCSIKEIPIIKFDLNKPVRVCDVCFDVLTLGGVS